The genomic DNA CGAGACGGCCGAAAAATGCGCTCGCCGCCGCGATGACGGCGGAGATGACGACCATGAAAGACAGGCGGTCGGTGCACAGATACGCCGCCGCGGGCGGCACGATCAGCATGGCGACGACAAGGATCGACCCCACGGCCTCGAACGCCGCGACGCAAAAGCCCGCGACCATCATCATGAGAGCATAATGGACAAGGCGCGCGGGGATGCCGAGCGTGGTCGCGAGCGCGGGATCGAACGCGACGATCTTCAACTCTTTCCACAAAAGGAGAATGAAGGCGACGACCGCGGAGAACGCGGCGAACATCGTGATCGTGATGCGGGGAATTTCGAGCGCGCCGATATCGACCGTGTCGAGCGCGGCGGTTTCGAGGATGCCATACAGAACGCACCCCGGATCGAGATCCACCTGCGCGGCGACCTTCGAGATGATGACGACGCCGATCGCGAACAGCGTCGTAAAGACCACGCCCATCGCGGAATCCTCCGGCACCTTCACGCGCGTGTGGATGAGCTCGGTCAGGACGATCGTGGCCACGCCGGCCGCGAGCGCGCCGATGAGCATCGGCAGCGGCGAGCGCGTTTGCGTGACGACAAACGCGATCGCCAGGCCCGGCAGCACGGCGTGGGAGATTGCGTCGCCCAGAAGGCTCATGCGGCGCAGCACGAGATAGTTGCCCAAAAGCGCGCCGGTGCAATTGACGAGCACGCCGGTCACGACGATCCAGAAAGCGATGGGATCGAAGCCGAACATCACGCCCGCGCCTCCGGGATCGGATGCACGGAAACCGGCACGGCGGGTTCGGGCCAGCGCCCGACCTCGTGCAGCTCGCGTTCGAGAAGCGCCATCATCGAGCTGGTGACGACGTGCTCGATCTCGTCCGCGCCGCGATCGACGTGATCCGGCGCGATATCCGCCTGACGCACGAGGAAAAGCTCCCACAAACGGTGGCGGCGCACGATATCCGCGGCCCTCGCCATGCCCGCGGGCGTGAGACGCCACCCCGCGTGCGTGTCGCCCTCGATCTCTCCGCGGCGCCTTGCCATCGCCAGCCACGCGCGCAGCGCGGGCGCGCTCCAGGACCGGGCGGCGGCAAGCATTTCAAACCCGACCCGCGGCGGCGCGTCGATGGACGACTCGGACAATTCGTAGAGCGTACGCAGCAGGTTCTGCCTGGCGACACGCACGCGGAAACGAAAGTGCGTCGCCAGCCGGGCGACCACGCCCCGGCGCGGCGCGACAAGCGCCGAGACGGCGAACACGATCGCGCCGGCGATGACGATGATCGGCCCGGCGGGAAGCTCGGGCCATGACGCGCTTGCGAGCGTGCCCGCGCCGCCGGTGACCGCGCCGAAAAAGCCCGCGAGCGCAAGCATGGTGCCCAGGTGATCGGTCCAGAATCGCGCGGCGACCGCGGGGATGATGAGCAGCGCGGCCATCAGCACGATGCCGACCGCGGGCAGGCCGATGACGGCGGTCACGACGAGCAGCCCGAACAGCACGTATTCGATCGCCAACGCGGGCCACGCCTGCACGCGCGCGAAGGCGGAATCGAAAATGACGAGCTTGAATTCCTTGTACAGAAGCGCGGTCACCAGCAGCACGTTCGCGGCGACCAGGCCGATGAGCAAGATGTCCTGGCTCACCATGCCGGCGGTCTTTCCGAGCAGAAACGAGTCGAGCCCCGCCTGCCGGCCCGTGGGATCGTCCTGAATGCGTCGCGAAAGCGCGATGCCGGCGCCGTAGAACACGGTGAGCACGATGCCGATCGCCGCATCGGCCTTGATGCGCGAGTAGCGCTGGATCGCGCCGATGGCGAACGACCCAAGAAGTCCCGCGACGGCCGCGCCGGTCAACAGCACGGCAAAACTCTTGGTGCCCGCAAGCAGAAACGCGACGCACAGCCCCGGCAGTGCGGCGTGCGCGACCGCGTCGCCGACAAGCGCGCGGCGCCGCAAGACGGCAAACGATCCGATGACCCCGGACGCGAGTCCGAGAAGCGTCGTGCCCGAGAGAACGACGAGCGTGTTGTAGGGCACGCCGAGAAGGCGCGCCGCGTGTTCGAGCGCGGCCTTCACGCCGCTGACGCCCGACTGCTGAATCAACACGGCCTCGGCGGCGAGGAAGGCCAGAAGCGCGAAGAGGGGAAAACGCCTTGACATCATTCCACCGCGCTGCGAAACGCCTCCGCCGCCTGTTCGAGCAGCACCAGGCGCCCGCCGTAGGTCTTGTGCAGATTTTCGGTCGTGAACACATCGGCGATCGAACCGTGCGCGATGATCCGCGCGTTCAGAAGGATCACGTCGTCGAAGTAGTCGCGCACGGTCTGCAACGTGTGATGCACGACGATGACGGTCTTGCCCGCGTCTTTCAACTCGTGCATCAAGGTCAGGATCGCCTTTTCGGTCGCGGCGTCGACGCCGGCGAACGGCTCGTCCATGAAGTAGATGCGCGCGTCTTGCGCAAGCGCGCGCGCCAGGAACACGCGTTGCTGCTGCCCGCCGGACAGGCGGCTGATCTGCCGTTTGGCGAACTCGGCCATGCCGACCTTCGCCAGGCAGTCCATCGCCGCATCGACGTCCGCCTTGCGCGGCCTGCGAAACCAGCCGATTTCGCCATAGCGGCCCATCAGCACCACCTCGAGCGCGCTGACGGGAAAATCCCAGTCCACCGATTCGCGTTGCGGCACGTAGCCGACAAGCCGGCGCTGATCCAGATACGGCTTGCCGTAGATTGAAACGCGCCCGCTGGCCTTGGGAACGAGGCCGAGCACCGCCTTGATGAGCGTGCTCTTGCCCGCGCCGTTGGGGCCGATGATCGCCACGAGTCGCCGCTCCGCGATGGTGACGTCGATGTCCCACAGCACCGGCTTGCGGTGGTACGCCACCGTCATGTCGTGGATCTCGAGCGGCGGCGCGACGGCCTCGGCGCCGGGCATCGGCGCGTTCGTTTCCTCGATCGTTCGCGGATCGGCTTTCATGTCGTTCTCCATCGCGCCGGGGCGGATCACTCGGTTTTCGAGAGCGCCTCGACGATGGTGTTCACGTTGTGGCGGACCATGCCCTCGTAGGTGCCCTCGGTCGTGCCCGCGGCGCCCATCGCGTCGCTAAAAAGCTGGCCGCCGATTTTCACGACGGCGCCACGCGACCGGGCGCCCTCGATGAGCGCCTCCACGTTCTTTTTCGGCACGCTCGACTCGACGAACACAGCGGGGATTTTCTTTTCGACGAGGAAATCGACGAGGCTGTTGATCTCGCCGACGCCCGCCTCGTCTTCCGTGCTGATGCCCTGAATGCCGCGGACCTCGATGCCGTACGCCTTGCCGAAATATCCGAACGCGTCGTGCGCGGTGACGAGAACGCGCCTGTCCTCCGGGATCATCGCAAGCTGCGATCGGCAGAACTCGTGAAGCTGCGCCAGCGACCGCTCGACCTCGCCGAAACGCCGTTCGAAATCCTCGCGCGCGGCGGGTTTCGCCTCGATGAGCGCGTCGCGGATGCGCGCGGCGGCGATCGACCACATCGACACGTCAAACCACACGTGCGGATCGAAGTTGCCCGCGAACGCCGGCGGCTTGACGAGCCGGGATTCGTCGATCGACTCCGCGACGGCGATGACCGCTTTTTTTCGCGCAAGGCTTTCGAGCACCTCGCCCATCTTCCCCTCGAGGTGCAGGCCGTTGTAGAGCACGAGGTCCGCGGCCGCGAGCAGGCGGATGTCGCGCTCCGCGGCCTTGTAGAGATGCGGGTCCGTACCCGGACCCATGAGCGCGGTGACGTTCGCCTCATCGCCGGCGATCCGTTTAGCGATATCGGCGATCATGCCCGTTGTCGCGACAACCTTCAGCGTCCCCGCGGCAGCATCCGGCACGGTTTCGCGCTTGCCGCATCCGGCCGCCAGAAAGAGCGCCGAGACCGCGACGGCGGCGGCGATCCAATACGCGATACGCGTCATCCTATCTCCCCTTTTTTGTGACGGCGGAGCCGACAAGCAATACGCGGGCGACGTCGCCTGAGATCGCGCGCGTGCGGTTCTGGTTTTCGATGCGGACGGTGAGCACGTCGGCGAACTCGTCGCGCTCGCGAATCTCGATGCGCGCGCCCGGAACGATGCCGGTTTTGGCCAGCCAGCGCAGAAACGCGGGATCGTCGCGCAGGACGCGGCGCACGATGAGCGGCGCGCCGGTCAGGCTGTCGGAAAGAGGCTCGACCGACTCGACCGGCACCGATCCGTCCTCGGTCGGAATGGGATCGCCGTGCGGATCGAATCGCGGATCGCCGAGCATCGCCGCGACGCGCTCGACGAAAAGGTCCGACACGGCGTGCTCGAGTTTTTCGGCCTCCGCGTGCACCTGGTCCCAGCGATAGCCGAGCGTCTCGACGAGAAAGAGTTCGAGCAGCCGGTGCCGGCGCGTGACCGAAAGCGCGATCTCGGCGCCCGCGGGCGTCAGCGCGGCGCCGCGCCGCTGGTCGTAGGTCAGAAGCGGCGGCTTCTTCTGCGCGAGGCGTTTGACCATCGCGGTGACGGAGGGCGGCTTGACGCCGAGCCGGTCCGCGAGCGTCGAGGTTGTCGCGCGATCGTCCGCCTGCTGCAGATCCCAGACGGCCTTCAGGTAATTTTCGACGGCTTCGGTGGGCATGCGTTTCTCCGAGGATCGAGGATCGAGGATTGAGGATTGAGTTGAATCGCCATGCGCTATGTGGCCCTTCGTCCCGTTCCCCTTTCCGCTTTCGCGCCCGCGTCCGTGCACGATTTTTCCGTGCGGTACTCAGAGAGCACGGAGGAGACACGGGGGACGCGGAGATATTCCGTGCCCGTCGCCGGGAGCGCAGGCATCCTGCCTGCTTCGATACCGCCCGCTCCCTCACGGTCGCGGCTCCGATCGCGGCGCGGCGGTCCGGAGCCTGTCGAACCGCGAACTTAGTCTTGTCTAACTCCGTAGTTTGTC from bacterium includes the following:
- a CDS encoding metal ABC transporter permease translates to MMFGFDPIAFWIVVTGVLVNCTGALLGNYLVLRRMSLLGDAISHAVLPGLAIAFVVTQTRSPLPMLIGALAAGVATIVLTELIHTRVKVPEDSAMGVVFTTLFAIGVVIISKVAAQVDLDPGCVLYGILETAALDTVDIGALEIPRITITMFAAFSAVVAFILLLWKELKIVAFDPALATTLGIPARLVHYALMMMVAGFCVAAFEAVGSILVVAMLIVPPAAAYLCTDRLSFMVVISAVIAAASAFFGRLAAFHLGTSVAAMMAVAAGGFFVLAFFAAPRHGLAARAWYKMRVGMR
- a CDS encoding metal ABC transporter permease; translated protein: MMSRRFPLFALLAFLAAEAVLIQQSGVSGVKAALEHAARLLGVPYNTLVVLSGTTLLGLASGVIGSFAVLRRRALVGDAVAHAALPGLCVAFLLAGTKSFAVLLTGAAVAGLLGSFAIGAIQRYSRIKADAAIGIVLTVFYGAGIALSRRIQDDPTGRQAGLDSFLLGKTAGMVSQDILLIGLVAANVLLVTALLYKEFKLVIFDSAFARVQAWPALAIEYVLFGLLVVTAVIGLPAVGIVLMAALLIIPAVAARFWTDHLGTMLALAGFFGAVTGGAGTLASASWPELPAGPIIVIAGAIVFAVSALVAPRRGVVARLATHFRFRVRVARQNLLRTLYELSESSIDAPPRVGFEMLAAARSWSAPALRAWLAMARRRGEIEGDTHAGWRLTPAGMARAADIVRRHRLWELFLVRQADIAPDHVDRGADEIEHVVTSSMMALLERELHEVGRWPEPAVPVSVHPIPEARA
- a CDS encoding metal ABC transporter ATP-binding protein, encoding MPGAEAVAPPLEIHDMTVAYHRKPVLWDIDVTIAERRLVAIIGPNGAGKSTLIKAVLGLVPKASGRVSIYGKPYLDQRRLVGYVPQRESVDWDFPVSALEVVLMGRYGEIGWFRRPRKADVDAAMDCLAKVGMAEFAKRQISRLSGGQQQRVFLARALAQDARIYFMDEPFAGVDAATEKAILTLMHELKDAGKTVIVVHHTLQTVRDYFDDVILLNARIIAHGSIADVFTTENLHKTYGGRLVLLEQAAEAFRSAVE
- a CDS encoding zinc ABC transporter substrate-binding protein — protein: MTRIAYWIAAAVAVSALFLAAGCGKRETVPDAAAGTLKVVATTGMIADIAKRIAGDEANVTALMGPGTDPHLYKAAERDIRLLAAADLVLYNGLHLEGKMGEVLESLARKKAVIAVAESIDESRLVKPPAFAGNFDPHVWFDVSMWSIAAARIRDALIEAKPAAREDFERRFGEVERSLAQLHEFCRSQLAMIPEDRRVLVTAHDAFGYFGKAYGIEVRGIQGISTEDEAGVGEINSLVDFLVEKKIPAVFVESSVPKKNVEALIEGARSRGAVVKIGGQLFSDAMGAAGTTEGTYEGMVRHNVNTIVEALSKTE
- a CDS encoding metal-dependent transcriptional regulator yields the protein MPTEAVENYLKAVWDLQQADDRATTSTLADRLGVKPPSVTAMVKRLAQKKPPLLTYDQRRGAALTPAGAEIALSVTRRHRLLELFLVETLGYRWDQVHAEAEKLEHAVSDLFVERVAAMLGDPRFDPHGDPIPTEDGSVPVESVEPLSDSLTGAPLIVRRVLRDDPAFLRWLAKTGIVPGARIEIRERDEFADVLTVRIENQNRTRAISGDVARVLLVGSAVTKKGR